One window from the genome of Dyella sp. A6 encodes:
- a CDS encoding poly(R)-hydroxyalkanoic acid synthase subunit PhaE: protein MADQASDFLKDWQAMAKESWDAWMRRTAQPQAASNPFAAGFTGPDELLAQGMAGAKAYMDWLQNGVVGSNVPPPPSNWIQQMQQIFGQAMAGSAGQPFGQGFPPAGMPGMSGMPPGMFAGHAAPWESWWSNPPQGMPGVEPVAAFGYTREQQLQQQALAAAMAEYLETMARYQALMQKVHAQGSAVMQQKFEQLAVAGQSVQSMKALYDLWVDAIEEAFAELALSDEFREAFGAMSNAQMRLRQQQQQQIEQWCSEQGIPTRSEVNTLGQRLQELRRELRTRESAAVVAGLREELAALKRRLEQAEARSVPTVKAAARPAAGKTAKATSTRRKATTTRRSQAAGRRK from the coding sequence ATGGCCGATCAGGCAAGCGATTTCCTGAAGGACTGGCAGGCGATGGCCAAGGAATCGTGGGATGCGTGGATGCGTCGCACGGCACAGCCACAAGCCGCCAGCAACCCATTCGCTGCAGGTTTCACCGGCCCGGATGAACTGCTCGCACAGGGCATGGCCGGTGCCAAGGCCTATATGGACTGGCTGCAGAACGGTGTGGTGGGCTCCAACGTGCCGCCGCCACCTTCGAACTGGATCCAGCAGATGCAGCAGATATTCGGCCAGGCCATGGCGGGCAGCGCCGGACAGCCTTTCGGGCAAGGCTTTCCGCCTGCGGGCATGCCTGGTATGTCTGGCATGCCGCCAGGCATGTTTGCCGGCCATGCCGCACCGTGGGAGTCATGGTGGTCGAATCCGCCACAGGGCATGCCAGGTGTCGAGCCGGTAGCGGCCTTCGGCTATACGCGCGAGCAGCAGTTGCAGCAGCAAGCGCTGGCTGCGGCCATGGCCGAATACTTGGAGACCATGGCTCGCTACCAGGCGCTGATGCAGAAGGTCCATGCACAGGGCTCGGCCGTGATGCAGCAGAAATTCGAGCAGCTTGCGGTGGCCGGCCAGTCGGTCCAGTCGATGAAGGCGCTTTACGATCTGTGGGTCGATGCCATTGAGGAGGCGTTTGCGGAACTGGCGCTTTCCGACGAGTTCCGCGAAGCCTTCGGTGCCATGAGCAATGCGCAGATGCGCCTGCGCCAGCAGCAGCAGCAGCAGATCGAGCAGTGGTGCAGTGAGCAGGGCATTCCCACCCGCAGCGAAGTGAATACGCTGGGGCAGCGCCTGCAGGAGCTGCGTCGGGAGCTGCGAACCCGTGAATCTGCCGCCGTCGTGGCAGGCCTCCGCGAGGAATTGGCAGCGCTCAAGCGTCGCCTTGAACAGGCAGAGGCCCGGTCGGTGCCGACCGTGAAAGCGGCTGCCCGGCCAGCCGCCGGCAAGACGGCGAAAGCCACCTCGACCCGACGCAAGGCCACCACGACCCGTCGCAGCCAGGCCGCCGGCCGCCGCAAGTAG
- the pnp gene encoding polyribonucleotide nucleotidyltransferase, which produces MAKVTKSFQYGNHEVTLETGEIARQASGAVLVSMGGTVVLVSVVAAAKPREGQDFFPLTVDYVEKFYSAGRIPGGFFKREGRPTEKETLTSRLIDRPVRPLFPEEFKNEVQVIAQVVSLNPEVDGDIPAMIGASAALSLAGIPFKGPIGAARVGYANGQYLLNPSATELKSSELDLVVAGTSGAVLMVESEAKLLSEEVMLGAVVFGHQQMQTAIRAIAELAAEAAKPSWDWQAPARNESLVAALKGAVGDKLEQAFQVRDKIQRRDAIASIKSEVMEALAAQAEQHGWASAELAKEFGELEYRTMRDSVLKTKVRIDGRGLEDVRPITVRVGVLPRTHGSALFTRGETQALVVATLGTARDAQIIDAPEGESKDPFLFHYNFPPFSVGETGRFGAPKRREIGHGRLAKRGVQAVKPGMDEFPYVIRVVSEITESNGSSSMASVCGSSLAMMDAGVPLKAPVAGIAMGLVKEESDFVVLSDILGDEDHLGDMDFKVAGTAEGVSALQMDIKIDGITEEIMKVALAQAKRGRLHILGEMAKAISEPRAEMSEYAPRLLTVKIHPDKIREVIGKGGATIRSITEETGATIDISDDGTVVIASVNRSAADAAKKRIEQIVSDVEPGRIYEGKVAKLMDFGAFVTIMPGKDGLVHVSQISNERVEKVSDKLKEGQIVKVKVLEVDKQGRIRLSMKAVTEDEGADA; this is translated from the coding sequence ATGGCGAAAGTAACCAAGTCATTCCAGTACGGTAATCACGAAGTCACACTGGAGACGGGCGAAATCGCCCGCCAGGCGTCCGGTGCCGTTTTGGTCAGCATGGGCGGCACCGTGGTGCTGGTTTCCGTGGTGGCGGCAGCGAAGCCGCGCGAGGGGCAGGACTTTTTCCCGCTCACCGTCGATTACGTCGAGAAGTTCTATTCCGCCGGTCGCATCCCGGGCGGCTTCTTCAAGCGTGAAGGCCGTCCGACCGAGAAGGAAACGCTGACCTCGCGTCTGATCGATCGTCCGGTGCGTCCGCTGTTCCCGGAAGAATTCAAGAACGAAGTGCAGGTGATCGCCCAGGTCGTCTCGCTGAATCCCGAGGTCGACGGCGACATTCCGGCGATGATCGGTGCCTCCGCGGCGCTGAGCCTTGCCGGCATTCCATTCAAGGGCCCGATCGGTGCTGCCCGCGTCGGCTACGCCAACGGTCAGTATCTGCTGAACCCGAGCGCGACCGAGCTGAAGAGCTCCGAGCTGGACCTGGTGGTTGCCGGTACCAGCGGTGCGGTGCTGATGGTGGAGTCCGAGGCCAAGCTGCTGTCCGAGGAAGTGATGCTCGGCGCGGTGGTGTTCGGTCACCAGCAGATGCAGACCGCCATCCGCGCGATCGCCGAGCTGGCTGCCGAAGCCGCCAAGCCGTCGTGGGACTGGCAGGCGCCGGCCCGCAACGAGTCGCTGGTCGCCGCGCTGAAGGGTGCCGTGGGCGACAAGCTCGAGCAGGCCTTCCAGGTGCGCGACAAGATCCAGCGCCGTGACGCGATCGCCTCGATCAAGTCCGAGGTGATGGAAGCGCTGGCCGCACAGGCCGAGCAGCATGGCTGGGCTTCCGCCGAGCTGGCCAAGGAGTTCGGCGAGCTGGAATACCGCACCATGCGCGACAGCGTGCTGAAGACCAAGGTGCGCATTGACGGCCGCGGCCTGGAAGACGTGCGTCCGATCACCGTGCGCGTGGGTGTACTGCCGCGCACGCATGGTTCGGCGCTGTTCACCCGTGGCGAGACCCAGGCACTCGTGGTCGCCACGCTGGGCACCGCGCGTGACGCGCAGATCATCGACGCGCCGGAAGGCGAGTCGAAGGATCCGTTCCTGTTCCACTACAACTTTCCGCCGTTCTCGGTGGGCGAGACCGGCCGTTTCGGTGCGCCGAAGCGCCGTGAGATCGGCCACGGCCGCCTCGCCAAGCGCGGTGTGCAGGCGGTCAAGCCGGGCATGGACGAGTTCCCGTACGTGATCCGCGTGGTCTCGGAGATCACCGAGTCGAACGGTTCCTCGTCGATGGCTTCGGTGTGCGGTTCCTCGCTGGCCATGATGGATGCCGGCGTGCCGCTGAAGGCGCCGGTGGCCGGCATCGCGATGGGCCTGGTCAAGGAAGAAAGCGACTTTGTCGTGCTGAGCGACATCCTCGGCGACGAGGACCACCTCGGCGACATGGATTTCAAGGTGGCCGGTACCGCCGAAGGTGTGTCCGCGCTGCAGATGGACATCAAGATCGACGGCATCACCGAAGAGATCATGAAGGTGGCGCTGGCCCAGGCCAAGCGCGGTCGCCTGCATATCCTCGGCGAAATGGCCAAGGCGATCAGCGAGCCGCGTGCCGAGATGAGCGAGTACGCTCCGCGCCTGCTCACGGTCAAGATCCACCCGGACAAGATCCGCGAGGTCATCGGCAAGGGCGGCGCCACCATCCGCTCGATCACCGAAGAGACTGGCGCCACCATCGACATCAGCGACGACGGCACCGTGGTGATCGCCTCGGTCAACCGCAGCGCGGCCGATGCGGCGAAGAAGCGCATCGAGCAGATCGTGTCCGACGTCGAGCCGGGCCGCATCTACGAGGGCAAGGTCGCCAAGCTGATGGACTTCGGTGCGTTCGTCACCATCATGCCGGGCAAGGACGGTCTGGTGCACGTCTCGCAGATCTCCAACGAGCGCGTCGAGAAGGTTTCCGACAAGCTGAAGGAAGGCCAGATCGTCAAGGTCAAGGTGCTGGAAGTGGACAAGCAGGGCCGTATCCGCCTGTCGATGAAGGCGGTGACCGAGGACGAGGGCGCCGACGCCTGA
- the rpsO gene encoding 30S ribosomal protein S15: protein MSLTAEQTGKIIAEYGRVPNDTGSPEVQVALLSARIEHLTEHFKTHKQDHHSRRGLLQLVNRRKSLLSYLKDRDLARYQSLIERLGLRR, encoded by the coding sequence ATGTCTCTCACTGCAGAACAGACCGGCAAGATCATTGCTGAATACGGCCGCGTGCCGAACGATACCGGTTCGCCGGAGGTGCAGGTGGCCCTGCTGTCGGCCCGCATCGAACATCTCACCGAGCACTTCAAGACCCACAAGCAGGACCATCATTCCCGTCGTGGCCTGTTGCAGCTGGTTAACCGCCGCAAGAGCCTGCTCTCCTACCTGAAGGATCGTGATCTGGCCCGCTACCAGAGCCTGATCGAACGCCTCGGCTTGCGTCGTTAA
- the truB gene encoding tRNA pseudouridine(55) synthase TruB, with protein sequence MSQFRHRIRFRDLHGIVLLDKPEEISSNQVLQVVRRLLRAAKGGHTGALDPLATGLLPLCFGEATKLAHSLLGSRKAYLAECRLGVTTTTADREGEVLQQREVPVLDDAALEAALEPFRGRITQVPPVYSALKQGGEPLYVKARRGEEVEVPPREVDIHRLVCEERTFDTLRLHVECGSGTYIRSLAADLGERLGCGAHLVALRRLWVDPFLEPAMVTLEQLQQAAEEGEPALERWVLPVEAGVAHFPSLRLNAAESLALTQGRQITPVAPTTPGRQHAALADDGRLLALVEPDGTGRLSIVRGFNLPPRTV encoded by the coding sequence GTGAGTCAGTTTCGTCATCGCATCCGTTTCCGCGACCTGCACGGCATCGTGCTGCTCGACAAGCCGGAAGAGATCAGTTCCAACCAGGTGCTGCAGGTGGTCAGGCGCTTGCTGCGCGCGGCCAAGGGCGGTCATACCGGTGCGCTCGATCCGTTGGCCACCGGCCTGCTGCCGCTGTGCTTCGGCGAGGCGACCAAGCTGGCACACAGCCTGCTGGGTTCGCGCAAGGCCTACCTGGCCGAATGCCGGTTGGGGGTGACGACTACGACGGCCGATCGCGAAGGCGAGGTGCTGCAGCAGCGCGAGGTGCCGGTGCTCGACGATGCCGCACTGGAGGCTGCACTGGAGCCATTCCGGGGACGCATTACCCAGGTTCCGCCGGTCTATTCCGCGCTGAAGCAGGGTGGTGAGCCGCTGTATGTGAAGGCACGGCGAGGCGAGGAAGTCGAGGTTCCGCCGCGTGAGGTGGATATTCATCGGCTGGTTTGCGAGGAGCGCACGTTCGATACCCTGCGACTGCATGTGGAGTGCGGTTCAGGGACCTATATCCGCAGTCTGGCTGCGGATCTGGGCGAGCGACTGGGTTGTGGCGCGCACCTGGTGGCATTGCGACGGTTGTGGGTCGATCCGTTCCTGGAGCCGGCGATGGTGACGCTGGAGCAGCTGCAGCAGGCCGCCGAGGAGGGTGAACCGGCGCTGGAGCGCTGGGTGTTGCCGGTGGAAGCCGGCGTGGCCCATTTCCCCAGTCTGCGTCTCAATGCCGCCGAGAGTCTGGCTTTGACACAGGGGCGCCAGATCACCCCGGTGGCGCCGACGACACCCGGTCGGCAGCATGCCGCGCTGGCCGATGACGGCCGCCTGCTGGCCCTGGTCGAGCCGGACGGAACCGGCCGTCTGAGCATCGTGCGGGGGTTCAATCTGCCGCCGCGAACGGTTTGA
- the rbfA gene encoding 30S ribosome-binding factor RbfA: MPSRDFKRTDRVGAELRREIGLLVHAAVRDHGLPSASVSDVEVTRDLDWATIWVTALLPQQSAEVVKGLNGMAGEFRRALSRSMRLRRVPELRFKYDDSMDKGERIDALLRKDAQSHPHDEGDA, translated from the coding sequence ATGCCATCCCGAGATTTCAAACGTACCGACCGTGTAGGCGCCGAGCTCCGTCGTGAGATCGGGCTGCTGGTGCATGCCGCCGTGCGTGACCACGGCCTGCCTTCGGCCAGCGTGTCGGACGTCGAGGTCACCCGGGACCTGGACTGGGCCACCATCTGGGTCACCGCGTTGCTGCCGCAGCAGTCCGCCGAGGTGGTCAAGGGACTCAATGGCATGGCGGGCGAGTTCCGTCGTGCGCTGTCGCGCAGCATGCGGCTTCGCCGCGTGCCCGAGCTACGCTTCAAGTACGACGACTCGATGGACAAGGGCGAGCGTATCGATGCGCTGCTGCGCAAGGACGCGCAGAGCCACCCGCACGACGAAGGCGATGCCTGA
- the infB gene encoding translation initiation factor IF-2, whose amino-acid sequence MSDITIKQLAEQVKMPVDKLLSQLAEAGMNFSAPDQLISTTERMKLLGFLRRTHGKGEPGAESEDSAPRQITLKRRKVSELKVASAGGRGAASSGAKTVNVEVRAKRTYVKRSVIAEEAGAEPEREEAARKLAESQQQREQEEAARHEAEQRREEEAQQREAEEQRQREAEEAARQAREHAEAEARAAAEAKADADTEQAAAETASEDEAPAAAKAPVEKPVEAAPAAAADAAGDASGAAGGTTDHSAFGLIIPRIHEPRKREKKVVAPAPAPAPAPAPAADNKGVKPRHGRDRDREDAAGGKRFASGELHLSDADRARRSNRRGKPGRGSTGRDASRGSSATSGPHGFTRPTAAVVREVAVGDANVVAELAQKMAVKGSEVVKTLFKMGVMATINQTIDRDTATLVVEELGHKPVDATENNAEAALAAHTQSVELDGEKEPRPPVVTIMGHVDHGKTSLLDYIRRTKVASGEAGGITQHIGAYHVNTPKGVITFLDTPGHAAFTAMRARGAQSTDIVVLVVAADDGVMPQTQEAVQHARAAKVPLIVALNKMDKADANPDHVKQGLANLEVIPEDWGGDTMFVPVSAKTGMGIDELLDAVSVQAEVMELTAVQDGPASGVVIESSLDKGRGPVATVLVQQGTLKRGDFVVCGVEYGRMRALVDETGKTVQEAGPSIPVQVLGLSGVPEAGDDFVAVADEKLAKQVAAERQQKRRETRLVSKANRLEDIMAQMGQGAEQQTLNILVKADVQGSVEALRESLSAIGNENVKVNVISAGVGGITESDATLAAASKALVIGFNVRADASARKVIDTAGLDVRYFSIIYDVIDQVKQAASGLLGVEVREEIIGVAQVREVFRSSKFGAVAGSMVVEGTVKRNKPIRVLRDNTVIFEGELESLRRFKDLVDEVRNGMECGIAVKQYNDVKVGDQIECFERIEVARTL is encoded by the coding sequence ATGTCGGACATCACAATCAAACAACTTGCTGAGCAGGTGAAAATGCCGGTGGACAAGCTGCTCAGCCAGCTTGCCGAAGCCGGTATGAACTTCTCCGCGCCCGATCAGCTGATCAGCACCACCGAGCGCATGAAGCTCCTGGGCTTCCTGCGACGCACGCACGGCAAGGGCGAGCCCGGTGCCGAGAGCGAAGACAGCGCGCCGCGCCAGATCACGCTCAAGCGCCGCAAGGTCAGCGAACTCAAAGTCGCCTCGGCGGGCGGGCGCGGCGCAGCCAGCAGCGGCGCCAAGACGGTGAACGTGGAAGTGCGTGCCAAGCGCACCTACGTGAAGCGCAGCGTCATTGCCGAAGAAGCCGGTGCCGAGCCCGAGCGCGAGGAGGCCGCGCGCAAGCTGGCCGAGTCGCAGCAGCAGCGCGAGCAGGAAGAGGCCGCGCGCCATGAGGCCGAACAGCGTCGCGAGGAAGAAGCCCAGCAGCGCGAGGCCGAAGAACAACGCCAGCGCGAGGCCGAAGAGGCCGCTCGCCAGGCCCGCGAGCATGCGGAAGCCGAGGCGCGCGCAGCCGCTGAAGCCAAGGCCGACGCCGACACCGAACAGGCTGCGGCCGAAACCGCCAGCGAGGACGAAGCACCGGCGGCGGCGAAGGCACCGGTCGAAAAGCCGGTCGAAGCTGCACCCGCGGCAGCGGCCGATGCGGCTGGCGATGCGTCGGGCGCAGCCGGCGGAACCACTGACCATAGTGCGTTCGGCCTGATCATTCCGCGCATCCACGAGCCGCGCAAACGCGAGAAGAAAGTGGTTGCCCCCGCGCCGGCTCCTGCGCCGGCACCCGCACCTGCTGCGGACAACAAGGGCGTCAAGCCGCGGCATGGCCGCGACCGCGATCGCGAGGACGCGGCAGGTGGCAAGCGCTTTGCCAGTGGCGAGCTGCACCTGTCCGATGCCGACCGGGCACGTCGTTCCAACCGTCGCGGCAAGCCCGGGCGTGGTTCGACCGGTCGCGATGCCTCCCGCGGCAGTTCGGCGACGTCGGGTCCGCATGGCTTCACCCGTCCGACCGCGGCGGTCGTTCGCGAAGTGGCCGTGGGTGACGCCAATGTCGTTGCCGAGCTGGCGCAGAAGATGGCCGTCAAGGGTTCCGAGGTGGTCAAGACGCTGTTCAAGATGGGCGTGATGGCGACCATCAACCAGACCATCGATCGCGATACCGCGACGCTGGTGGTGGAAGAGCTGGGCCACAAGCCGGTCGATGCCACCGAGAACAATGCCGAGGCGGCACTGGCCGCGCACACCCAGAGCGTGGAACTGGACGGCGAGAAGGAGCCGCGTCCGCCGGTCGTCACCATCATGGGCCACGTAGACCACGGCAAGACCTCGTTGCTGGACTACATCCGTCGCACCAAGGTGGCGTCGGGCGAGGCCGGCGGCATTACCCAGCACATCGGTGCCTATCATGTGAACACGCCGAAGGGCGTGATCACCTTCCTCGACACCCCCGGCCACGCCGCGTTCACCGCGATGCGTGCCCGTGGTGCCCAGTCCACCGACATCGTGGTGCTGGTGGTGGCCGCCGACGACGGTGTGATGCCGCAGACCCAGGAAGCCGTGCAGCACGCGCGGGCGGCCAAGGTGCCGCTGATCGTGGCGCTGAACAAGATGGACAAGGCCGATGCCAATCCGGACCACGTCAAGCAGGGCCTGGCCAATCTGGAGGTGATTCCGGAAGACTGGGGCGGCGACACCATGTTCGTGCCCGTCTCGGCGAAGACCGGCATGGGTATCGACGAACTGCTCGATGCCGTCTCGGTGCAGGCCGAAGTGATGGAGCTGACAGCGGTACAGGACGGCCCGGCATCGGGTGTGGTGATCGAGTCCAGCCTGGACAAGGGCCGTGGCCCGGTGGCGACGGTGCTGGTGCAGCAGGGTACGCTGAAGCGCGGCGACTTCGTGGTCTGCGGCGTGGAATATGGCCGCATGCGCGCGCTGGTCGACGAGACCGGCAAGACTGTGCAGGAAGCCGGTCCGTCGATTCCGGTGCAGGTGCTTGGCCTTTCCGGCGTGCCGGAAGCCGGTGACGACTTTGTCGCCGTGGCCGACGAGAAGCTTGCCAAGCAGGTGGCCGCCGAGCGCCAGCAGAAACGCCGCGAGACGCGTCTGGTCAGCAAGGCCAACCGGCTCGAGGACATCATGGCGCAGATGGGCCAGGGTGCCGAACAGCAGACCCTCAACATTCTGGTCAAGGCGGATGTGCAGGGTTCGGTCGAGGCGCTGCGCGAGTCGCTCAGCGCGATCGGCAACGAGAACGTGAAGGTCAACGTGATTTCCGCTGGCGTCGGCGGCATCACCGAATCCGACGCGACCCTGGCGGCGGCATCCAAGGCACTGGTGATCGGCTTCAACGTGCGCGCGGATGCGTCAGCGCGCAAGGTGATCGACACCGCCGGTCTGGACGTGCGTTATTTCTCGATCATCTATGACGTGATCGACCAGGTGAAGCAGGCGGCATCCGGCCTGCTTGGCGTGGAAGTGCGCGAGGAGATCATCGGCGTCGCCCAGGTGCGCGAGGTGTTCCGCAGCTCCAAGTTCGGTGCCGTGGCCGGTTCCATGGTGGTCGAGGGTACGGTCAAGCGGAACAAGCCGATTCGCGTGCTGCGCGACAATACGGTGATCTTCGAGGGCGAACTGGAATCGCTGCGCCGCTTCAAGGATCTGGTGGACGAGGTGCGCAACGGCATGGAATGCGGTATCGCCGTGAAGCAATACAACGACGTCAAGGTCGGCGATCAGATCGAGTGCTTCGAGCGCATCGAGGTGGCTCGTACCCTCTGA
- the nusA gene encoding transcription termination factor NusA, whose translation MSKELLLVVDAVANEKGVPREVIFEAMEAALASAAKKRYPDEDPDIRVSIDRDSGDYETFRRWEIIADDGEMESPFWQLRLMDALDERDDAQVGEFIETQIENAEFGRIAAQAAKQVIVQRVREAERQQVVDAYKDRVGELITGIVKRVERGNVYLDLGGNAEAFIPRDKTIARESHRVGDRVRGYLFDVRSEVRGPQLFVSRAAPEFMIELFKLEVPEVGQGLVEIKGCARDPGDRAKIAVLAHDSRTDPIGACIGMRGSRVQAVSNELNGERVDIILWHENQAQFVINAMAPAEVQSIIMDEEKHSMDIAVAEDKLSQAIGRGGQNVRLASKLTGWQLNVMTQDQVAAKSEAEQEVARQLFMDKLEVDQEIANILVLEGFSSIEEIAYVPSAELLAVEGFDEDIVEELRARARDALLTEALAVEEDIDEHQPSAELLELEGMDESTAYTLASRGVVSIDDLGDLAVDDLIDIEGMDEERAAALIMAARAPMIARLEKGG comes from the coding sequence ATGAGCAAAGAACTTCTGCTGGTAGTGGACGCGGTCGCCAACGAAAAGGGCGTGCCGCGCGAAGTGATCTTCGAGGCGATGGAAGCTGCACTGGCTTCTGCCGCCAAGAAGCGCTACCCGGACGAAGACCCGGATATCCGGGTGTCGATCGATCGCGACAGCGGCGACTACGAAACCTTCCGCCGCTGGGAAATCATTGCCGACGACGGCGAGATGGAATCGCCGTTCTGGCAGCTGCGCCTGATGGACGCGCTGGACGAGCGCGACGACGCACAGGTGGGCGAGTTCATCGAGACCCAGATCGAGAACGCCGAGTTCGGGCGCATCGCCGCGCAGGCCGCCAAGCAGGTGATCGTGCAGCGTGTGCGCGAAGCCGAGCGCCAGCAGGTGGTGGATGCCTACAAGGATCGCGTGGGCGAACTGATCACCGGCATCGTCAAGCGTGTCGAACGCGGCAACGTGTACCTGGACTTGGGCGGCAATGCCGAGGCCTTCATCCCCCGCGACAAGACCATTGCGCGCGAATCGCACCGCGTCGGCGACCGCGTGCGCGGTTACCTGTTCGACGTGCGTTCCGAAGTGCGTGGTCCGCAGCTTTTCGTCTCGCGCGCGGCCCCCGAATTCATGATCGAGCTGTTCAAGCTCGAAGTGCCCGAAGTCGGCCAGGGCCTGGTCGAGATCAAGGGCTGCGCCCGCGATCCGGGCGACCGCGCCAAGATCGCCGTGCTGGCCCATGACAGCCGCACCGATCCGATCGGCGCCTGCATCGGCATGCGCGGCTCGCGTGTGCAGGCGGTGTCCAACGAACTCAACGGCGAGCGCGTGGACATCATCCTGTGGCACGAGAACCAGGCCCAGTTCGTGATCAACGCGATGGCGCCGGCCGAGGTCCAGTCCATCATCATGGACGAGGAAAAGCATTCGATGGACATCGCGGTGGCCGAGGACAAGCTGTCCCAGGCAATCGGCCGTGGTGGCCAGAACGTCCGCCTGGCCAGCAAGCTCACCGGCTGGCAGCTCAACGTGATGACCCAGGACCAGGTCGCCGCCAAGAGCGAGGCCGAGCAGGAAGTGGCGCGCCAGCTGTTCATGGACAAGCTGGAAGTGGACCAGGAAATCGCCAACATCCTGGTGCTGGAAGGTTTCTCCAGCATCGAGGAAATCGCCTACGTGCCCAGTGCCGAGCTGCTGGCGGTGGAAGGTTTCGACGAGGACATCGTCGAGGAACTCCGCGCCCGCGCCCGCGATGCGCTGCTGACCGAGGCGCTGGCGGTCGAGGAAGACATCGACGAGCACCAGCCGAGCGCCGAGCTGCTCGAGCTCGAGGGCATGGACGAGTCGACGGCCTATACGCTGGCCTCGCGTGGTGTGGTCTCGATCGACGACCTCGGCGATCTCGCCGTCGACGACCTGATCGACATCGAGGGTATGGATGAGGAGCGTGCTGCTGCGCTGATCATGGCGGCGCGCGCCCCGATGATCGCGCGACTGGAGAAAGGCGGCTAA
- the rimP gene encoding ribosome maturation factor RimP produces the protein MDTQALAQRFTEVLGDLGLECMGVEFTPAQGQSTLRVYLDVSGTAEEGREVTLDDCEAASRELSALLDVEDPVPGHYVLEVSSPGLDRPLFTAAHFAKVVGQEIKVLLKAPIDGRRRLRGKVVSVDGEQISLEAEGKVFGFEHAAVESARVVPDWAALGYVPQPKRGGKKPGKKAN, from the coding sequence ATGGATACGCAGGCACTGGCACAACGCTTTACCGAAGTTCTGGGCGATCTTGGCCTGGAATGCATGGGCGTGGAGTTCACCCCGGCGCAAGGGCAGAGTACTCTGCGCGTCTACCTGGACGTGTCGGGCACGGCTGAGGAAGGGCGCGAGGTCACGCTGGACGACTGCGAGGCGGCCAGCCGGGAACTGTCGGCGCTGCTCGATGTTGAAGACCCCGTGCCGGGCCACTATGTACTCGAGGTTTCCTCACCGGGGCTTGATCGTCCGCTGTTCACCGCGGCCCATTTCGCCAAGGTCGTGGGACAGGAAATAAAGGTGCTGCTGAAGGCGCCGATCGACGGGCGCCGGCGCCTGCGCGGCAAAGTGGTGTCGGTGGACGGGGAACAGATTTCGCTCGAGGCCGAAGGCAAGGTGTTCGGGTTCGAGCATGCGGCCGTGGAAAGCGCGCGGGTGGTACCGGACTGGGCTGCGCTCGGTTACGTGCCGCAGCCGAAACGCGGTGGCAAGAAGCCGGGCAAAAAAGCCAACTGA